A genomic region of Venturia canescens isolate UGA chromosome 7, ASM1945775v1, whole genome shotgun sequence contains the following coding sequences:
- the LOC122413268 gene encoding low molecular weight phosphotyrosine protein phosphatase-like isoform X1, which translates to MSEKKRVLIICLGNICRSPIGEAVFQHLIKKDGLEDKWEVESAALIRYHLGKSPDHRAMSTLREKGITDYSHKARLITEEDFIKFDWILGMDNDNISDLNHMKPADSKAKIELLGKYDSKGEIIIRDPYFVKFTYLNENHQNICIFIETVFYLSEIFFRTTTVRDTQKLTNSA; encoded by the exons AtgtctgaaaaaaaacgtgttctCATTATTTGTTTAG GAAATATTTGTCGTTCTCCGATCGGAGAAGCCGTTTTTCAACATCTGATTAAAAAAGATGGCCTTGAAGACAAATGGGAAGTGGAAAGTGCGGCTCTGATTAGATATCACTTAGGAAAATCTCCGGATCACAGAGCAATGTCGACACTCAGAGAAAAAGGGATCACAGATTATTCTCACAAAGCGAGGCTC ATAACGGAAGaggattttataaaattcgacTGGATTCTTGGGATGGACAACGACAATATATCGGACCTTAACCACATGAAACCAGCGGATAGTAAAGCCAAAATAGAGCTACTAGGGAAATACGATTCGAAAGGAGAAATAATAATCCGCGATccttattttgtaaaattcacgtatttgaacgaaaatcatcaaaatatttgtattttcattgaaacggTATTTTATTTGTCTGAAATCTTTTTCAGGACAACGACAGTGCGGGATACGCAAAAGCTTACGAACAGTGCCTGA
- the LOC122413254 gene encoding dynein-1-beta heavy chain, flagellar inner arm I1 complex isoform X1, which yields MVEKREDTGGSKKVKKMEKPTVVSSNREYLDMDTDEEEFGRQETPEPEEELEIEPDKPVFTEEELNKLVEYVKAFTTLPSFEDSNWSIEVIETIKEYFRNPAKTVLTIFNESNILGSCLEFPAKNVGGLTYFLRSPWQVYTPDNFPRTVIFGSVADVVENSTLKFVENIYAPVAFHSNDWPTVMRNEVFSNLHQFLMCLTDATYNPMGLTILYVPREGLDEEKGNSRVASNGSSSTNAQPKKRETEDDAAEGLIERLERVARYWIRQIREALNGINRRTKSSPCKTIDDEILYWQYRKRKRNIKLSLVEIDPSDRIPDENMSCIHDQLTNKNIMSIVRKLEDEKSASIKQFNPLLRQVHQKLEEAASNITYLSVFDKFKDHFEIPEGVEEYATRIILLIKFIGTESPFYRGEEKMEKLCRAFGTQAVEHLQRYIDLDVIFYGDPNEGKKLIVESIECCEKIKIIYHRLVDMDQASDSSVISLTQNNNVFNHVDTFVQRCNDLIGIADSRMIFENCEESVRIFGPKAIELDKLYRNIEDSFRTTLSDIKTARNEILDIVSSDWFYRISRYKDEIKNVENMVKNWINEIFDDILNVEEGIEALYGIRMFTGRANLRETLNDKWTQIWKIFGDELESCSIVTKRSSQLLRHSSMPKYAGNANTLRSNKSYLVRQYKMLVDASDWFDDCEAQNAVTKKYKNVLATMTEKEENLFIDWQKHITDNKINPESVLNMPIFKFRQTGKIRTLEVNMEMHYLENLKELTESVLMSISSRNSHKKYKNKRILNKNSFYRWTILNYETKNIFSKNSPSWETLKSRYNKVETMCKLYNSIKESASEQLLSSNLWNELEATINVGFEKTTWGSEMFPRFFSDCMQTVTKIYENFQKVEDKNDP from the exons ATGGTCGAGAAACGGGAGGATACAGGTGGttcgaaaaaagtgaaaaaaatggaaaaaccaACTGTTGTTAGTAGTAATCGAGAGTATTTGGATATGGACACCGACGAAGAAGAATTTGGACGACAGG AAACTCCGGAACCCGAAGAAGAACTAGAAATCGAGCCAGACAAGCCAGTATTTACAGAAgaagaattaaataaattg GTGGAGTACGTCAAAGCTTTTACAACGCTTCCGAGCTTCGAGGACTCTAATTGGTCGATCGAAGTGATCGAAACGATAAAAGAGTATTTTCGTAACCCCGCAAAAACTGTTCTTACGATATTTAACGAATCGAACATACTCGGATCGTGCCTCGAGTTTCCGGCAAAAAATGTTGGAGGATTGACGTATTTTCTTCGATCACCCTGGCAAGTTTATACTCCGGATAATTTTCCTAGGACCGTTATTTTCGGCAGCGTTGCCGACGTCGTTGAAAACTCGACGCTTAAATTCGTCGAGAATATATACGCTCCCGTCGCGTTTCACAGCAACGATTGGCCAACTG TCATGAGAAAcgaagttttttcaaatttgcaccaaTTTTTGATGTGTCTAACGGACGCGACGTACAACCCAATGGGTTTGACGATACTCTACGTACCCAGAGAAGGTttggatgaagaaaaaggaaattcGCGGGTGGCAAGCAACGGCTCGTCGTCGACGAATGCTCAGCCAAAAAAAAGGGAGACCGAGGATGACGCGGCTGAAGGTCTCATCGAAAGGCTGGAGCGAGTTGCTCGTTACTGGATCCGACAAATCAGAGAAGCTTTGAACGGAATTAATCGTCGAACAAAGTCTTCACCCTGCAAAACAATCGACGATGAGATTCTCTATTGGCAGTACAG aaagaggaaaaggaaTATCAAACTCTCTCTAGTTGAGATTGATCCGAGTGATCGAATTCCAGATGAAAATATGAGCTGCATTCATGATCAATTAACGAACAAAAACATAATGTCAATCGTCCGTAAATTGGAGGACGAAAAATCAGCAAGCATCAAGCAATTCAATCCTTTACTGAGACAAGTTCATCAAAAATTGGAAGAAGCTGCATCGAATATAACGTATTTGAgtgtttttgataaatttaagGATCATTTTGAGATACCCGAAGGAGTGGAGGAATATGCGACGAgaataattttgttgattAAGTTTATTGGCACAGAATCACCGTTTTATCGCGGTGAagaaaagatggaaaaattatGTCGAGCTTTTGGTACCCAAGCCGTGGAGCATCTCCAACGTTACATTGATTTGGATGTCATTTTTTATGGAGATccgaacgaaggaaaaaaattaattgtcgAGAGCATCGAATGTtgcgaaaaaataaagatcATCTATCATAGGCTCGTCGATATGGATCAGGCCTCCGATTCTTCGGTTATTTCTCTGActcaaaataataatgtttTCAATCATGTCGATACTTTCGTTCAACGATGCAATGATCTCATTGGAATTGCTGATTCGAGAATGATTTTCGAAAA CTGCGAGGAATCTGTAAGAATTTTTGGCCCCAAAGCTATCGAACTGGACAAACTTTATCGCAACATCGAGGATTCCTTTCGCACAACATTGAGCGATATTAAAACTGCGCGTAATGAAATTCTCGACATAGTTTCATCGGATTGGTTTTATCGGATTTCGAGATAtaaagatgaaataaaaaacgtcgAGAATATGGTGAAAAATTGGATCAACGAGATTTTCGATGATATTCTCAATGTCGAGGAGGGAATCGAGGCTTTGTATGGAATAAGAATGTTCACTGGACGAGCTAATTTGCGGGAAACACTCAACGACAAGTGGACACAG ATCTGGAAAATATTTGGCGATGAATTAGAAAGTTGTTCGATCGTAACGAAAAGAAGTTCTCAACTCCTCCGCCATTCCTCGATGCCAAAGTATGCCGGGAATGCGAACACCCTTCGTAGCAACAAATCGTATCTTGTAAGGCAGTACAAGATGTTGGTAGACGCTTCGGACTGGTTCGATGATTGCGAAGCTCAAAA TGCTGTAactaaaaagtataaaaacgtTCTGGCCACGATGACTGAGAAGGAGGAAAATTTGTTCATCGACTGGCAAAAACACATCACAGACAATAAAATCAATCCGGAGTCGGTATTGAACATGCCGATTTTCAAATTCCGGCAAACCGGAAAGATCCGAACCCTGGAAGTCAATATGGAAATGCATTAtttagaaaatttaaaagaatTAACCGAGTCAGTGCTAATGTCTATAAGCTCTAGAAATTCgcataaaaaatacaaaaacaaacgaattctcaataaaaattcattttacagATGGACTATTTTGAATTACgagacaaaaaatatattttcaaaaaatagtcCAAGTTGGGAAACGTTGAAATCTCGCTACAACAAAGTCGAAACAATGTGCAAATTGTACAATAGCATCAAAGAGTCCGCATCGGAGCAACTCTTGTCCTCAAATTTATGGAATGAACTCGAGGCCACGATAAACGTcggttttgaaaaaactacTTGGGGTTCTGAAATGTTTCCGAGGTTTTTTTCAGACTGTATGCAAACTGTGACTAAAATCTATGAGAATTTCCAAAAGGTGGAAGATAAAAATGACCCTTGA
- the LOC122413254 gene encoding dynein-1-beta heavy chain, flagellar inner arm I1 complex isoform X3 → MVEKREDTGGSKKVKKMEKPTVVSSNREYLDMDTDEEEFGRQETPEPEEELEIEPDKPVFTEEELNKLVEYVKAFTTLPSFEDSNWSIEVIETIKEYFRNPAKTVLTIFNESNILGSCLEFPAKNVGGLTYFLRSPWQVYTPDNFPRTVIFGSVADVVENSTLKFVENIYAPVAFHSNDWPTVMRNEVFSNLHQFLMCLTDATYNPMGLTILYVPREGLDEEKGNSRVASNGSSSTNAQPKKRETEDDAAEGLIERLERVARYWIRQIREALNGINRRTKSSPCKTIDDEILYWQYRKRKRNIKLSLVEIDPSDRIPDENMSCIHDQLTNKNIMSIVRKLEDEKSASIKQFNPLLRQVHQKLEEAASNITYLSVFDKFKDHFEIPEGVEEYATRIILLIKFIGTESPFYRGEEKMEKLCRAFGTQAVEHLQRYIDLDVIFYGDPNEGKKLIVESIECCEKIKIIYHRLVDMDQASDSSVISLTQNNNVFNHVDTFVQRCNDLIGIADSRMIFENCEESVRIFGPKAIELDKLYRNIEDSFRTTLSDIKTARNEILDIVSSDWFYRISRYKDEIKNVENMVKNWINEIFDDILNVEEGIEALYGIRMFTGRANLRETLNDKWTQIWKIFGDELESCSIVTKRSSQLLRHSSMPKYAGNANTLRSNKSYLVRQYKMLVDASDWFDDCEAQNAVTKKYKNVLATMTEKEENLFIDWQKHITDNKINPESVLNMPIFKFRQTGKIRTLEVNMEMHYLENLKELTEWTILNYETKNIFSKNSPSWETLKSRYNKVETMCKLYNSIKESASEQLLSSNLWNELEATINVGFEKTTWGSEMFPRFFSDCMQTVTKIYENFQKVEDKNDP, encoded by the exons ATGGTCGAGAAACGGGAGGATACAGGTGGttcgaaaaaagtgaaaaaaatggaaaaaccaACTGTTGTTAGTAGTAATCGAGAGTATTTGGATATGGACACCGACGAAGAAGAATTTGGACGACAGG AAACTCCGGAACCCGAAGAAGAACTAGAAATCGAGCCAGACAAGCCAGTATTTACAGAAgaagaattaaataaattg GTGGAGTACGTCAAAGCTTTTACAACGCTTCCGAGCTTCGAGGACTCTAATTGGTCGATCGAAGTGATCGAAACGATAAAAGAGTATTTTCGTAACCCCGCAAAAACTGTTCTTACGATATTTAACGAATCGAACATACTCGGATCGTGCCTCGAGTTTCCGGCAAAAAATGTTGGAGGATTGACGTATTTTCTTCGATCACCCTGGCAAGTTTATACTCCGGATAATTTTCCTAGGACCGTTATTTTCGGCAGCGTTGCCGACGTCGTTGAAAACTCGACGCTTAAATTCGTCGAGAATATATACGCTCCCGTCGCGTTTCACAGCAACGATTGGCCAACTG TCATGAGAAAcgaagttttttcaaatttgcaccaaTTTTTGATGTGTCTAACGGACGCGACGTACAACCCAATGGGTTTGACGATACTCTACGTACCCAGAGAAGGTttggatgaagaaaaaggaaattcGCGGGTGGCAAGCAACGGCTCGTCGTCGACGAATGCTCAGCCAAAAAAAAGGGAGACCGAGGATGACGCGGCTGAAGGTCTCATCGAAAGGCTGGAGCGAGTTGCTCGTTACTGGATCCGACAAATCAGAGAAGCTTTGAACGGAATTAATCGTCGAACAAAGTCTTCACCCTGCAAAACAATCGACGATGAGATTCTCTATTGGCAGTACAG aaagaggaaaaggaaTATCAAACTCTCTCTAGTTGAGATTGATCCGAGTGATCGAATTCCAGATGAAAATATGAGCTGCATTCATGATCAATTAACGAACAAAAACATAATGTCAATCGTCCGTAAATTGGAGGACGAAAAATCAGCAAGCATCAAGCAATTCAATCCTTTACTGAGACAAGTTCATCAAAAATTGGAAGAAGCTGCATCGAATATAACGTATTTGAgtgtttttgataaatttaagGATCATTTTGAGATACCCGAAGGAGTGGAGGAATATGCGACGAgaataattttgttgattAAGTTTATTGGCACAGAATCACCGTTTTATCGCGGTGAagaaaagatggaaaaattatGTCGAGCTTTTGGTACCCAAGCCGTGGAGCATCTCCAACGTTACATTGATTTGGATGTCATTTTTTATGGAGATccgaacgaaggaaaaaaattaattgtcgAGAGCATCGAATGTtgcgaaaaaataaagatcATCTATCATAGGCTCGTCGATATGGATCAGGCCTCCGATTCTTCGGTTATTTCTCTGActcaaaataataatgtttTCAATCATGTCGATACTTTCGTTCAACGATGCAATGATCTCATTGGAATTGCTGATTCGAGAATGATTTTCGAAAA CTGCGAGGAATCTGTAAGAATTTTTGGCCCCAAAGCTATCGAACTGGACAAACTTTATCGCAACATCGAGGATTCCTTTCGCACAACATTGAGCGATATTAAAACTGCGCGTAATGAAATTCTCGACATAGTTTCATCGGATTGGTTTTATCGGATTTCGAGATAtaaagatgaaataaaaaacgtcgAGAATATGGTGAAAAATTGGATCAACGAGATTTTCGATGATATTCTCAATGTCGAGGAGGGAATCGAGGCTTTGTATGGAATAAGAATGTTCACTGGACGAGCTAATTTGCGGGAAACACTCAACGACAAGTGGACACAG ATCTGGAAAATATTTGGCGATGAATTAGAAAGTTGTTCGATCGTAACGAAAAGAAGTTCTCAACTCCTCCGCCATTCCTCGATGCCAAAGTATGCCGGGAATGCGAACACCCTTCGTAGCAACAAATCGTATCTTGTAAGGCAGTACAAGATGTTGGTAGACGCTTCGGACTGGTTCGATGATTGCGAAGCTCAAAA TGCTGTAactaaaaagtataaaaacgtTCTGGCCACGATGACTGAGAAGGAGGAAAATTTGTTCATCGACTGGCAAAAACACATCACAGACAATAAAATCAATCCGGAGTCGGTATTGAACATGCCGATTTTCAAATTCCGGCAAACCGGAAAGATCCGAACCCTGGAAGTCAATATGGAAATGCATTAtttagaaaatttaaaagaatTAACCGA ATGGACTATTTTGAATTACgagacaaaaaatatattttcaaaaaatagtcCAAGTTGGGAAACGTTGAAATCTCGCTACAACAAAGTCGAAACAATGTGCAAATTGTACAATAGCATCAAAGAGTCCGCATCGGAGCAACTCTTGTCCTCAAATTTATGGAATGAACTCGAGGCCACGATAAACGTcggttttgaaaaaactacTTGGGGTTCTGAAATGTTTCCGAGGTTTTTTTCAGACTGTATGCAAACTGTGACTAAAATCTATGAGAATTTCCAAAAGGTGGAAGATAAAAATGACCCTTGA
- the LOC122413268 gene encoding low molecular weight phosphotyrosine protein phosphatase-like isoform X2 has translation MSEKKRVLIICLGNICRSPIGEAVFQHLIKKDGLEDKWEVESAALIRYHLGKSPDHRAMSTLREKGITDYSHKARLITEEDFIKFDWILGMDNDNISDLNHMKPADSKAKIELLGKYDSKGEIIIRDPYFDNDSAGYAKAYEQCLRSLTSFLEQHNNE, from the exons AtgtctgaaaaaaaacgtgttctCATTATTTGTTTAG GAAATATTTGTCGTTCTCCGATCGGAGAAGCCGTTTTTCAACATCTGATTAAAAAAGATGGCCTTGAAGACAAATGGGAAGTGGAAAGTGCGGCTCTGATTAGATATCACTTAGGAAAATCTCCGGATCACAGAGCAATGTCGACACTCAGAGAAAAAGGGATCACAGATTATTCTCACAAAGCGAGGCTC ATAACGGAAGaggattttataaaattcgacTGGATTCTTGGGATGGACAACGACAATATATCGGACCTTAACCACATGAAACCAGCGGATAGTAAAGCCAAAATAGAGCTACTAGGGAAATACGATTCGAAAGGAGAAATAATAATCCGCGATccttatttt GACAACGACAGTGCGGGATACGCAAAAGCTTACGAACAGTGCCTGAGAAGCTTGACTTCCTTTCTCGAGCAGCAcaacaacgaataa
- the LOC122413254 gene encoding dynein-1-beta heavy chain, flagellar inner arm I1 complex isoform X2, whose protein sequence is MVEKREDTGGSKKVKKMEKPTVVSSNREYLDMDTDEEEFGRQETPEPEEELEIEPDKPVFTEEELNKLVEYVKAFTTLPSFEDSNWSIEVIETIKEYFRNPAKTVLTIFNESNILGSCLEFPAKNVGGLTYFLRSPWQVYTPDNFPRTVIFGSVADVVENSTLKFVENIYAPVAFHSNDWPTVMRNEVFSNLHQFLMCLTDATYNPMGLTILYVPREGLDEEKGNSRVASNGSSSTNAQPKKRETEDDAAEGLIERLERVARYWIRQIREALNGINRRTKSSPCKTIDDEILYWQYRYENMSCIHDQLTNKNIMSIVRKLEDEKSASIKQFNPLLRQVHQKLEEAASNITYLSVFDKFKDHFEIPEGVEEYATRIILLIKFIGTESPFYRGEEKMEKLCRAFGTQAVEHLQRYIDLDVIFYGDPNEGKKLIVESIECCEKIKIIYHRLVDMDQASDSSVISLTQNNNVFNHVDTFVQRCNDLIGIADSRMIFENCEESVRIFGPKAIELDKLYRNIEDSFRTTLSDIKTARNEILDIVSSDWFYRISRYKDEIKNVENMVKNWINEIFDDILNVEEGIEALYGIRMFTGRANLRETLNDKWTQIWKIFGDELESCSIVTKRSSQLLRHSSMPKYAGNANTLRSNKSYLVRQYKMLVDASDWFDDCEAQNAVTKKYKNVLATMTEKEENLFIDWQKHITDNKINPESVLNMPIFKFRQTGKIRTLEVNMEMHYLENLKELTESVLMSISSRNSHKKYKNKRILNKNSFYRWTILNYETKNIFSKNSPSWETLKSRYNKVETMCKLYNSIKESASEQLLSSNLWNELEATINVGFEKTTWGSEMFPRFFSDCMQTVTKIYENFQKVEDKNDP, encoded by the exons ATGGTCGAGAAACGGGAGGATACAGGTGGttcgaaaaaagtgaaaaaaatggaaaaaccaACTGTTGTTAGTAGTAATCGAGAGTATTTGGATATGGACACCGACGAAGAAGAATTTGGACGACAGG AAACTCCGGAACCCGAAGAAGAACTAGAAATCGAGCCAGACAAGCCAGTATTTACAGAAgaagaattaaataaattg GTGGAGTACGTCAAAGCTTTTACAACGCTTCCGAGCTTCGAGGACTCTAATTGGTCGATCGAAGTGATCGAAACGATAAAAGAGTATTTTCGTAACCCCGCAAAAACTGTTCTTACGATATTTAACGAATCGAACATACTCGGATCGTGCCTCGAGTTTCCGGCAAAAAATGTTGGAGGATTGACGTATTTTCTTCGATCACCCTGGCAAGTTTATACTCCGGATAATTTTCCTAGGACCGTTATTTTCGGCAGCGTTGCCGACGTCGTTGAAAACTCGACGCTTAAATTCGTCGAGAATATATACGCTCCCGTCGCGTTTCACAGCAACGATTGGCCAACTG TCATGAGAAAcgaagttttttcaaatttgcaccaaTTTTTGATGTGTCTAACGGACGCGACGTACAACCCAATGGGTTTGACGATACTCTACGTACCCAGAGAAGGTttggatgaagaaaaaggaaattcGCGGGTGGCAAGCAACGGCTCGTCGTCGACGAATGCTCAGCCAAAAAAAAGGGAGACCGAGGATGACGCGGCTGAAGGTCTCATCGAAAGGCTGGAGCGAGTTGCTCGTTACTGGATCCGACAAATCAGAGAAGCTTTGAACGGAATTAATCGTCGAACAAAGTCTTCACCCTGCAAAACAATCGACGATGAGATTCTCTATTGGCAGTACAGGT ATGAAAATATGAGCTGCATTCATGATCAATTAACGAACAAAAACATAATGTCAATCGTCCGTAAATTGGAGGACGAAAAATCAGCAAGCATCAAGCAATTCAATCCTTTACTGAGACAAGTTCATCAAAAATTGGAAGAAGCTGCATCGAATATAACGTATTTGAgtgtttttgataaatttaagGATCATTTTGAGATACCCGAAGGAGTGGAGGAATATGCGACGAgaataattttgttgattAAGTTTATTGGCACAGAATCACCGTTTTATCGCGGTGAagaaaagatggaaaaattatGTCGAGCTTTTGGTACCCAAGCCGTGGAGCATCTCCAACGTTACATTGATTTGGATGTCATTTTTTATGGAGATccgaacgaaggaaaaaaattaattgtcgAGAGCATCGAATGTtgcgaaaaaataaagatcATCTATCATAGGCTCGTCGATATGGATCAGGCCTCCGATTCTTCGGTTATTTCTCTGActcaaaataataatgtttTCAATCATGTCGATACTTTCGTTCAACGATGCAATGATCTCATTGGAATTGCTGATTCGAGAATGATTTTCGAAAA CTGCGAGGAATCTGTAAGAATTTTTGGCCCCAAAGCTATCGAACTGGACAAACTTTATCGCAACATCGAGGATTCCTTTCGCACAACATTGAGCGATATTAAAACTGCGCGTAATGAAATTCTCGACATAGTTTCATCGGATTGGTTTTATCGGATTTCGAGATAtaaagatgaaataaaaaacgtcgAGAATATGGTGAAAAATTGGATCAACGAGATTTTCGATGATATTCTCAATGTCGAGGAGGGAATCGAGGCTTTGTATGGAATAAGAATGTTCACTGGACGAGCTAATTTGCGGGAAACACTCAACGACAAGTGGACACAG ATCTGGAAAATATTTGGCGATGAATTAGAAAGTTGTTCGATCGTAACGAAAAGAAGTTCTCAACTCCTCCGCCATTCCTCGATGCCAAAGTATGCCGGGAATGCGAACACCCTTCGTAGCAACAAATCGTATCTTGTAAGGCAGTACAAGATGTTGGTAGACGCTTCGGACTGGTTCGATGATTGCGAAGCTCAAAA TGCTGTAactaaaaagtataaaaacgtTCTGGCCACGATGACTGAGAAGGAGGAAAATTTGTTCATCGACTGGCAAAAACACATCACAGACAATAAAATCAATCCGGAGTCGGTATTGAACATGCCGATTTTCAAATTCCGGCAAACCGGAAAGATCCGAACCCTGGAAGTCAATATGGAAATGCATTAtttagaaaatttaaaagaatTAACCGAGTCAGTGCTAATGTCTATAAGCTCTAGAAATTCgcataaaaaatacaaaaacaaacgaattctcaataaaaattcattttacagATGGACTATTTTGAATTACgagacaaaaaatatattttcaaaaaatagtcCAAGTTGGGAAACGTTGAAATCTCGCTACAACAAAGTCGAAACAATGTGCAAATTGTACAATAGCATCAAAGAGTCCGCATCGGAGCAACTCTTGTCCTCAAATTTATGGAATGAACTCGAGGCCACGATAAACGTcggttttgaaaaaactacTTGGGGTTCTGAAATGTTTCCGAGGTTTTTTTCAGACTGTATGCAAACTGTGACTAAAATCTATGAGAATTTCCAAAAGGTGGAAGATAAAAATGACCCTTGA